The Acidithiobacillus sp. genome contains the following window.
ACGACCCGCAACCGCAGGTTCCCGTAGCATTGGGGTTTTCGAAACGGAAGCCGCTGCCGCTGAGTTCATCGACATAGTCGATGACGACCCCGCTAAGCAGCGTGGCGCTGGCGTTGTCCACGTAAACCGGCACACCCTCTATCGCCACCACGGTGTCCTCGGCGCCTGCTTCGGCCTCCAATCCCATTCCATATTGATAACCGGAACAACCGCCTCCGGTCACCGCAACCCGTAATCCGCTCGCTTCAGGATTCTCTGCAAGCAGATTCTTTACGACATCAATGGCTTTTTCCGTCAATATCAGCATGACATACTCCTTACGCGACAGGGGTTCCTGTATGCTTCTTTGCAAGACTTGGGCCAGTTTTGGGATTTGTTATCAACTTATTGTTATTATGATGATTAACAACGGATGTTGAGGTGTCATTAGTGCGTTTTGTTGGTTTCTCTACATCTCTCAGGATGGTTTTGCAAGAAAACGAACATCACAGGGCAGGGCCGAGATGTCAAAAACCCGGAGACCGCTGGGTATCCGGGTTTTCGCTAGCACAGTGGCAAAAGCGCTTATACGGGCCGGTTTTCGCCGGGATCACGTACCGCACCCATGCCCGCCAGGCATTCTCCATAGCTGATCTCGGGGAATACGGCACTGTATTGCAAGGCGCTCTCGGCGATGCGGTTGATCTTGCCCGCCGTGTCGAGTTTTTTGAGGTCGTTGCGTTCCAGTCCGAACAAGTCCAGCAGTTCATTGTAGACCGTCGCTTCATCCAGCGGCAGGATATAAAATGGAATGCTTTTGTATTCCAGATGGTAACGCTTGCTGAAGTCGATATTGTTGCAGTAAATAAAATACTTACCAGAGGGCTCCAGGTACTCGGCCAGTGCCGTTACCAGTGCGTCCAGATAACCAAAAGACAGAAGATAGCAGGATAAAAAAGAAATCTTTTGGGCGCCCGGCTCTGCTGAACTGATGACTTGTTGCGCGAGGAGTTCCGGTGGACGTGCTTCATCGGCCACGGCGGTGGCAAATTTGATAGCCAGTTCGCCGCGAAAACCGAAGCGTCCCTGCGCATTCAGTTCTCCCTTGAATACCTGGTTCAGCAACCTTTTCTGAGTGTCGAGCCCTGCAAATGCGCTTTGTTCGATGCTGATGGACATAAATGACTCCATATGGGTAGAGGTAAAATATTGCATCCTGATCGGGTTGCGGATGCTTATAGGTTTTTAGCCCTGGGCAGCCAGCAGGTTCCAACCACTGGCATCTTCCGGGCCGAAGCACTGGGCGTAATCATTACAAACATTGCAACTGGGTGCCTGGCAGAGGCGAACTTCAGCCTGGTCACACAATTGCTTATAAAAGAACTTCTTCCATTTCATATTGCCGGTGTTTTTGAAATACAGTCGCGGAAAATGATGTTTAATAATGTCACTGAGGTCCTCACGATTCGTCAGACCCAGGTCCTGCCACAAGTGATCATCGCCCAGGCAGCCCGCCGCGAGAATGGCCGCTACCCACTCTGTGGCCTGATTAACGCTGGCACGGTGATCCAGCAAGAGCTTAACCAGATCGCCGGTTTCCTCATTTCGCATGGATGCTTTGTTTTCTTTCCCCAGACATTGACACAGAAAAGTACCGCCTGCAGCGCTATGGAGATAGACCTTCGTGCATTGTGCGGTCGAGCGCGATGCCTCTATCCGCGGGAAATAACGAGAAAACAGATGGCTCAGTTGCCTGATCTCCAGGCCAAGCGCCATGCTGATGTTGCCCTTGCGTGCCATGGCACGATGGCTGATACACAGCGCAAAAAAACGTGCATCAGAGAATGCCTCATCCGGGTTGCGACCGGACATCAGAATGTCATATATGGCAGTCTTCATTGATGCATTCCCCCTGAAGCGCTACGCCGAGACGCTGACCGCTAAGGACATGGAAGCGTGGGTATAGCAGTCCTTGGGGCAAACCCGGGAGCAGGCCTCGCAGCCAATGCATTTTTCCGGATGGGCAATGGTCATGAATTTGCGTTCCGCCTCGTCATCGTCCGCCGCCACCAGCTCCCCGTCTTCAGTGATACCAATAAGGTTCAGCACATCCCGACCGCAGGCGCGGAAACAGCGCCCGCAGCCGATGCACTTTTCTTCGTTGATATGTTCGACAAACTGGGGTGTCCAGCCGAGCCCGCCCTTGGTGATGCCGGTTATGTCGTGCATGCCGTCATCCCCCGGGGAAGGACGCGAGCCGCGCCCTGGCCGCCGTCAGATCGCGGTAGGCGGCGTAGGTACGATTCGCCAGTTCCAGAATATTCTCCCAGCCGACGGGCAAATCTTCAGCCAGATCGTGAAGATCCATTTTGGCCTGGGTGGCCTGGGCATTGAGCCGTTTGATTTCTGTTTTCAATGCGTCCTTTTCGTCCACAATCAACTCCCAGTGATTGGTCTGTTCTTCTACTACCGGTAACATCTCCATTAATACAGACATGGCGTCATACTCCTATGCGCTGATGAACCATAAGCGTGAGCTACGCTGGTTCAAGGATCAAAAGCGGGCCACCTCCGGAAATTTTTCGATCATTTCCAGGGCACCTGCCACCAGTTTGTCACCTTCTTCGGCCAGTTTTTCCATGCTGGGGAAGCCAAAACGATGCACATCGCGCAACTGTTTGTTGACCACGATCAAACGTCCGGCAATCAGCACCATGCGGCCAAAGCCTTCATGACTCATTTTCATCATGGGCGACACCATGACTCCGGAAGCACGCTCCGTAGCCAGCCCCACGGCGTTATAAAAAAGTTCCACCCGCCATAGTATTTCGGGATCAGGATCGCCAATGATGGGTATCGCCCGGCGCTGTTCCTTATCCAGCACATAGGGTGCCAGCAGTTCGGTATCGGACTTTTTTTCCCAGGCACCGTAGCTATCCTGTGCCCGCCACTGCTTGACCAATTCGCGGAAAAACAGGGACTCTTCCGGCAAAACCGCCGCCACTGCAGTATTCTCAGGCATGACTTAACTCCTCTTCGTCATCAAAATTAAACGCTTTTTCTGCACCCTTATTCATGACCTTACGCAGCCAGGGGGGTGGAGTGCCCTGTAATACGACCTGCAGCTTGTCGAGTATTTCATTGATAGGTTCCGGTTCATTCACCTTGATGGGATGAATTTTCATGGCCACCACCCGCGCCGCACCAGAGCCGCCAATAGCGGCCACATACAGAATGGCGCAATCTTTGATGGCTTCCAGCTTGGGGGCCAGTTTGTCTTCGTTGCCGTCTTCGGCAAGTTCACCGTCAAATTGCACGGCCTCCAGAAAATGGTGACCCTCTGCACTGAGTTCATAAATAGCGATATTTTTTGCCCAACCAAAATGGGCATCGACTCTTTGCATATCTTGAGTTGAAAATGCGACTTTCATGGTGCCTCCTGGGCTTTGACCAGATAAAAAATGACTACTGCGTTCCGCATCCCGAACCAAACGCAAACGGCGCATGTGCATCGTGATCCTCCATGGGCAATGGCCAACTATCCGGACGATTTTCCTCTTCCTGTGCCATTAACAGGTTACCGATCTCGAAGGTCAGATCGCGGGCACCGCGATAGCCGAGGGACAGACGATGGGCGGCACCGAGCTGGTCAAAAATAGGTAGTCCCATGCGCAGGAAAGCGATATCCAGCCGCGCCGCCGCCTGCCGTCCATGGGAGTGGGTGATGAGCAGGTCACATCCAGCACTCCGCGCTTCCAGGTCTTCCAGGTCACCGATGAGCACTTCTTCACAAGGCATCTGTTCGAGTAGCGGCGAATGGGTGGTAGTCACTGCAGCAATGATGATCGCCCCCATTTCGCTGAACCACGATCCGATATTCCAGAGCAGGTCAGGCTCGGCGCCGATGGCGATTTTTTTGCCGCCGAAGAAAAAATGACTGTCGAGCATGGCGTCGATCAACTGACTGCGTTGGCGACGATATTTGCCAGGTACCGGTTGTCCGCTCAACTGACTCAGGCAGTCCAATAACTGATCCGTCGCTTCGATGCCGGTAATGCGATCGAAGAGCACATAAGGCTGGCCGGTCTTGGTCATCAGGGCTTCAGCCGCAGGACGCATTTGTTCGCCCAAGGCAATAGTCAGTTCTGCCTCACCCATGCGCCGGATGGCCTCCACTGGGGTGCCGCCCAGAGTGTTGGGCGTGAAGTCGTCCGGAATGTGGCCGTCCATAGATCCGGAAATATCGGGCAGGATGGTCGCTTCCAGCCCGAAGGATTCACTGATTTCCCGGAGTTCTTCGATGTCCGCAGCAGTGAGGTGGGACCCCACGAGGAAATTGACGGAACCCTCCCGGCGCGCGCTGCTGGGTTCAGCCAACCCTTTCACCATGCTCTCCACGGCCTTTGCCCAGCCGTCCTGAAAAGCATCCTTAAAGTCCGGGGTAGAGACGTAAACCAGGGCTAACTGGTCCAGTTCGGGATGGGTGGCGCGGAAGTTTTTGAGATAACCATCCACATCATCGCCTTTGGTCTCGGTGACGCCGGTGGAACAGATGCCGATGATGGCTGGTTTTGTGC
Protein-coding sequences here:
- a CDS encoding iron-sulfur cluster assembly accessory protein, encoding MLILTEKAIDVVKNLLAENPEASGLRVAVTGGGCSGYQYGMGLEAEAGAEDTVVAIEGVPVYVDNASATLLSGVVIDYVDELSGSGFRFENPNATGTCGCGSSFTTGDEASASSASSCGHRS
- a CDS encoding nitrogen fixation protein NifQ — its product is MKTAIYDILMSGRNPDEAFSDARFFALCISHRAMARKGNISMALGLEIRQLSHLFSRYFPRIEASRSTAQCTKVYLHSAAGGTFLCQCLGKENKASMRNEETGDLVKLLLDHRASVNQATEWVAAILAAGCLGDDHLWQDLGLTNREDLSDIIKHHFPRLYFKNTGNMKWKKFFYKQLCDQAEVRLCQAPSCNVCNDYAQCFGPEDASGWNLLAAQG
- the fdxB gene encoding ferredoxin III, nif-specific, encoding MHDITGITKGGLGWTPQFVEHINEEKCIGCGRCFRACGRDVLNLIGITEDGELVAADDDEAERKFMTIAHPEKCIGCEACSRVCPKDCYTHASMSLAVSVSA
- a CDS encoding CCE_0567 family metalloprotein, with the protein product MSVLMEMLPVVEEQTNHWELIVDEKDALKTEIKRLNAQATQAKMDLHDLAEDLPVGWENILELANRTYAAYRDLTAARARLASFPGG
- a CDS encoding NifX-associated nitrogen fixation protein encodes the protein MPENTAVAAVLPEESLFFRELVKQWRAQDSYGAWEKKSDTELLAPYVLDKEQRRAIPIIGDPDPEILWRVELFYNAVGLATERASGVMVSPMMKMSHEGFGRMVLIAGRLIVVNKQLRDVHRFGFPSMEKLAEEGDKLVAGALEMIEKFPEVARF
- the nifX gene encoding nitrogen fixation protein NifX produces the protein MKVAFSTQDMQRVDAHFGWAKNIAIYELSAEGHHFLEAVQFDGELAEDGNEDKLAPKLEAIKDCAILYVAAIGGSGAARVVAMKIHPIKVNEPEPINEILDKLQVVLQGTPPPWLRKVMNKGAEKAFNFDDEEELSHA
- the nifN gene encoding nitrogenase iron-molybdenum cofactor biosynthesis protein NifN — encoded protein: MSAVIQSRKACTVNPLKMGQPIGGALAFMGIADCMPMLHGSQGCTAFGLVLFQRHFNEGIPMQTTAMSEVATVMGGLENIGIAILSIQQRTKPAIIGICSTGVTETKGDDVDGYLKNFRATHPELDQLALVYVSTPDFKDAFQDGWAKAVESMVKGLAEPSSARREGSVNFLVGSHLTAADIEELREISESFGLEATILPDISGSMDGHIPDDFTPNTLGGTPVEAIRRMGEAELTIALGEQMRPAAEALMTKTGQPYVLFDRITGIEATDQLLDCLSQLSGQPVPGKYRRQRSQLIDAMLDSHFFFGGKKIAIGAEPDLLWNIGSWFSEMGAIIIAAVTTTHSPLLEQMPCEEVLIGDLEDLEARSAGCDLLITHSHGRQAAARLDIAFLRMGLPIFDQLGAAHRLSLGYRGARDLTFEIGNLLMAQEEENRPDSWPLPMEDHDAHAPFAFGSGCGTQ